A region of Dioscorea cayenensis subsp. rotundata cultivar TDr96_F1 chromosome 5, TDr96_F1_v2_PseudoChromosome.rev07_lg8_w22 25.fasta, whole genome shotgun sequence DNA encodes the following proteins:
- the LOC120261774 gene encoding WPP domain-interacting tail-anchored protein 1-like, with product MATDDEQDENYLYQDMTQNKERTCGGTIPWEVLTRVELDSAYVNEKLLNLEILLMQVENRESNFDGISLGNKDISAESLEIAFEFYTLSGILNSEVKELEKFMCFLQTEVVDAQTGLSCNGCFKESLIEFEEKLHAAQECLNQSQAQVADIKMQTAKFERVLALGIDANDIVENGPDTSINARWKLQHVEHQGHILPLYEKSIAKALDLDKKLTVSRNNEEAFKLKLRFAESELYNLEESFEMVMGRLFLAENTSELLLSTSKELLGKFWNAQLDLDDPLHHECVSRSKLNKIILKSSTGESLSGQHTPVSAELDDILTLPVNGLKSNLENTKDECTAPSEVFALREKVRSLEDQLRKCEINLHSTKGSAKESQQQQKLHYEASEFDHVINDLRKNVLEIETRAQNAETKCELLTKSNSELTEELDIVRSNAEEKANLLERKLRQSDMLLEHAKASFQAMEEQQSLLNSTLIDMENLIADLKAMVAKAESRAEIAESKYNLLTQSNFDLNEELSFLRGKLECLQASLHDADESKIATSRDINNRSKIIANLVMKLASERERLQTQISELTKRNKYLVAKHLKKKDKGSLCANEEGNHCKSVHLKASEEVLTKTSSTEPQVITEMLVFSDEMIKSTPAANDEQILVKASKLDPVRSSEPTHLSSKRILVAVVVILVSVLWYLIQQKNWC from the exons ATGGCGACTGATGATGAACAGGATGAAAATTATCTTTATCAAGATATGACACAAAACAAGGAGAGAACATGTGGAGGAACTATACCTTGGGAAGTTTTAACAAGAGTGGAGCTTGATTCAGCTTATGTCAATGAGAAGTTACTGAACCTGGAGATACTTCTAATGCAAGTGGAAAATAGAGAAAGTAATTTTGACGGTATAAGTTTGGGGAATAAGGACATTTCGGCAGAGTCTCTCGAGATAGCCTTTGAATTTTATACCTTGTCGGGGATATTGAATTCAGAGGTCAAAGAACTGGAGAAGTTCATGTGCTTTCTCCAAACTGAAGTTGTGGATGCCCAAACTGGATTATCCTGTAATGGTTGTTTTAAGGAATCCTTAATTGAATTTGAAGAGAAGTTGCATGCTGCTCAAGAATGTTTGAATCAGTCACAAGCACAAGTTGCAGATATTAAAATGCAAACAGCCAAGTTTGAAAGGGTGCTTGCTCTTG GGATTGACGCGAATGACATTGTTGAGAATGGTCCTGATACATCTATTAATGCTAGGTGGAAACTGCAGCATGTAGAGCATCAAGGACATATATTACCATTGTATGAGAAGTCTATTGCAAAGGCATTGGATCTTGATAAGAAGTTAACAGTTTCAAGAAATAATGAAGAGGCATTTAAACTTAAACTCAGGTTTGCTGAGAGTGAACTTTACAATTTAGAAGAATCTTTTGAGATGGTTATGGGGCGACTGTTTCTGGCTGAAAATACTTCTGAGTTGCTCCTAAGTACATCAAAAGAATTACTAGGAAAGTTTTGGAATGCTCAATTGGATCTTGATGATCCACTGCATCATGAATGTGTTTCAAGATCTAAATTGAACAAAATCATCCTGAAGTCATCAACTGGAGAAAGTCTATCTGGACAGCACACGCCTGTTAGTGCAGAACTTGATGACATTCTTACTTTGCCAGTAAATGGGCTGAAAAGTAATTTAGAGAATACCAAGGATGAGTGCACTGCACCTTCAGAGGTTTTTGCCTTGCGAGAGAAAGTCAGGTCACTTGAAGATCAGTTAAGAAAGTGTGAGATTAATTTACATTCTACAAAGGGATCTGCCAAAGAGAGTCAACAGCAACAAAAATTGCATTACGAAGCTAGTGAGTTTGATCATGTGATAAATGATTTAAGAAAAAATGTGCTTGAAATAGAGACTAGAGCTCAGAATGCTGAAACAAAGTGTGAATTGTTAACCAAGTCAAATAGTGAGCTAACTGAAGAGCTGGATATTGTTAGAAGTAATGCAGAAGAAAAGGCGAATTTGTTGGAGAGGAAGCTTAGGCAATCGGATATGTTGTTAGAGCATGCAAAAGCATCTTTCCAAGCAATGGAGGAGCAGCAGAGTCTCTTAAACTCTACCCTGATTGATATGGAAAATTTGATAGCTGATCTTAAGGCCATGGTTGCTAAAGCTGAAAGCAGGGCGGAGATTGCTGAATCGAAGTATAATTTACTGACTCAATCAAATTTTGATCTAAATGAAGAATTAAGCTTTCTAAGAGGCAAACTTGAATGTTTGCAAGCCTCTCTGCATGATGCTGATGAGTCTAAAATTGCCACTTCAAGGGACATTAATAATAGGAGTAAAATTATTGCCAACCTGGTCATGAAACTTGCATCAGAAAGAGAGCGTCTTCAAACACAG ATATCTGAACTAACAAAAAGGAATAAATATCTGGTGGCTAAACACTTGAAGAAGAAGGATAAGGGTTCCCTTTGTGCAAATGAGGAGGGAAATCACTGCAAAAGTGTGCATTTGAAAGCTTCAGAGGAAGTATTAACCAAGACTTCAAGTACAGAACCCCAG GTCATCACGGAGATGCTGGTGTTTTCTGACGAAATGATTAAGAGCACGCCCGCTGCAAATGATGAACAGATCTTAGTTAAAGCATCAAAGCTTGATCCTGTAAGAAGTTCAGAACCAACACATCTTAGTTCGAAACGCATTCTGGTCGCGGTTGTGGTCATACTGGTTTCTGTTCTCTGGTATCTAATTCAACAAAAGAACTGGTGTTGA